A single window of Patescibacteria group bacterium DNA harbors:
- the radC gene encoding DNA repair protein RadC: MVSTDGSKYKSAGHRKRLRERFLQSGLNGFADYEVIELLLTLNTPRKDCKPMAKEAIKKFNGIVGVLDASIDELMQIDGIGPSNAIGVNLFQNILEIYAKEKINLKKELNTPQMLFEFLKEKIGKEKKEHFAILFFDTRNKLIVNNVSVGSLNASIVHPREVFNDAVLKNASYVVIAHNHPSGDPTPSEEDIFTTKRLVEAGRILGISVSDHMIVARNNYYSFAEKGNL; the protein is encoded by the coding sequence ATGGTAAGCACAGATGGCTCAAAATATAAAAGTGCTGGACATAGAAAAAGACTCAGAGAGAGATTTTTACAATCTGGGCTGAATGGTTTTGCAGATTATGAAGTAATAGAATTATTGTTGACCCTCAATACGCCTCGTAAAGACTGCAAGCCCATGGCTAAAGAAGCTATTAAAAAATTCAATGGTATAGTCGGAGTGCTTGATGCGTCAATTGATGAACTTATGCAAATTGATGGGATTGGTCCATCAAATGCGATTGGCGTTAATCTCTTCCAAAATATTTTGGAAATATATGCAAAAGAAAAAATTAATTTAAAGAAAGAGTTAAACACGCCCCAGATGTTGTTTGAATTTCTTAAGGAGAAGATAGGCAAGGAAAAAAAGGAGCATTTTGCAATTTTGTTCTTTGATACAAGAAATAAGCTAATAGTTAATAATGTATCCGTTGGGTCTCTGAACGCAAGTATTGTCCATCCACGAGAGGTGTTTAATGATGCAGTATTAAAGAATGCGTCTTATGTTGTCATAGCGCATAATCATCCATCAGGAGATCCTACGCCATCAGAAGAGGACATTTTTACGACAAAGAGACTGGTTGAGGCGGGTAGGATTTTAGGCATATCAGTGAGCGATCATATGATAGTTGCTAGAAATAATTATTACAGTTTTGCTGAAAAAGGTAATTTATAG
- a CDS encoding DUF2075 domain-containing protein has translation MAVIYSSTKNEFMADVDIATTVEVSFVREVGYRPAPAQISAFRNSLPYMRRVMEVSEIPGDVGIAIEYKIPSTSKRIDFIITGKNEDNKPVLVLIELKQWSKSISVTNMDGIVNTEFYGDVEHPSYQAWSYATLLEDYNSEVQEKHIFIEPCAYLHNYQEDNVIKNDFYKEYTKKAPVFFKSDCEKLQNFIKKFVKYGDNKESLYSIENGKIRPSKALADSLAAMLKKNKKEFILIDDQKIVYEKALQLAKLSTSYNKNVLIVRGGPGTGKSVVAINLLSELINKKTENNVSYVTKNAAPRRVFQVKLSGVFTHTRISNLFRSSDSFLDLEPNIFDTLIIDEAHRITKQGGFMGNLGENQIMELIKATKFSIFFIDEDQRVTLKDIGRESEISNWAKKLGANVNFMELASQFRCSGDDGYLPWLDNLLQIKETANETLEGIDYDFKIFDDVRSLHNEIIIRNKHNNKSRIVAGYCWKWISKRDPGLKDIVIGDYQATWNLTEHGQAWLVHPESVTEVGCIHTCQGLDLDYVGVIIGADFIIREGKVVTDPTKRAITDRSLRGLNGLIKESPIKAGRIADSIIKNTYRTLMTRGMNGCYIYCVDPETQQYFKDRLSENSNKNIRYGSSSGESISLDK, from the coding sequence ATGGCAGTTATTTATTCATCTACAAAAAATGAGTTCATGGCAGATGTTGATATTGCCACAACAGTAGAGGTGTCATTTGTTAGAGAGGTTGGTTATCGACCAGCGCCTGCCCAAATTAGTGCATTTAGAAATTCATTACCATACATGAGAAGGGTTATGGAAGTTTCTGAGATACCCGGTGATGTAGGTATCGCTATAGAATATAAAATTCCTTCTACTTCTAAAAGGATTGATTTTATTATCACTGGAAAAAACGAAGATAATAAGCCAGTGCTAGTTTTGATTGAATTAAAACAGTGGAGTAAGAGCATTTCTGTTACTAATATGGACGGTATTGTAAATACCGAATTTTATGGCGATGTTGAGCATCCATCATACCAGGCTTGGTCTTACGCGACTCTTCTCGAAGATTATAATAGCGAAGTTCAAGAAAAACATATTTTTATTGAGCCATGTGCTTACCTCCATAATTATCAAGAGGACAATGTTATTAAAAATGATTTTTATAAAGAATATACAAAGAAAGCACCAGTATTTTTTAAGTCAGATTGCGAGAAACTTCAAAACTTTATAAAGAAATTCGTTAAATATGGTGATAATAAGGAATCTTTATATTCAATCGAAAATGGAAAAATAAGACCATCCAAGGCGTTAGCAGATAGTCTGGCTGCAATGTTGAAAAAAAATAAAAAAGAATTTATTTTAATAGACGATCAGAAAATTGTTTATGAGAAAGCATTGCAGCTCGCCAAGCTATCAACCAGCTACAATAAAAATGTTTTAATAGTTCGTGGTGGTCCTGGTACCGGCAAATCGGTTGTTGCAATTAATTTGCTTTCTGAATTAATAAATAAAAAAACTGAAAATAATGTGAGTTATGTTACTAAAAATGCAGCACCGAGAAGAGTATTCCAAGTAAAATTATCTGGCGTATTCACTCACACAAGGATTTCAAATTTGTTTAGGTCGTCAGATTCTTTTCTGGATCTCGAACCTAATATATTTGATACTCTAATAATAGATGAAGCACATAGGATTACGAAACAGGGCGGTTTTATGGGCAATTTAGGCGAAAATCAAATCATGGAGCTAATTAAGGCAACAAAATTTAGTATATTTTTTATCGATGAAGATCAAAGAGTGACGCTGAAAGACATAGGAAGAGAATCTGAAATTTCGAATTGGGCTAAAAAATTAGGCGCGAATGTAAACTTTATGGAGCTCGCTTCTCAGTTTAGATGTAGTGGTGACGATGGCTATTTGCCATGGTTAGATAATCTATTGCAAATTAAAGAAACCGCCAATGAGACATTAGAAGGTATTGATTATGATTTTAAAATATTTGATGACGTGAGATCACTACACAATGAAATTATCATCAGGAATAAACATAACAATAAATCTAGAATAGTTGCGGGCTATTGTTGGAAGTGGATTAGTAAAAGAGATCCAGGATTAAAAGATATAGTCATTGGTGATTACCAAGCTACTTGGAATTTAACAGAACATGGACAAGCTTGGCTAGTCCATCCTGAATCTGTTACTGAAGTTGGTTGTATCCATACATGTCAAGGACTAGACCTTGATTATGTAGGGGTAATTATAGGAGCTGATTTTATTATAAGAGAGGGAAAAGTAGTAACAGATCCGACAAAACGGGCAATAACTGATAGATCTTTAAGGGGATTGAATGGATTAATTAAAGAAAGTCCGATCAAAGCAGGTAGGATAGCTGATAGTATAATAAAAAATACCTACAGAACACTAATGACCAGAGGGATGAATGGTTGTTATATTTATTGTGTTGATCCAGAAACGCAACAATATTTTAAGGACAGATTATCAGAAAATTCAAATAAAAATATAAGGTATGGTTCGAGCTCTGGCGAATCAATCAGTTTAGATAAGTGA
- a CDS encoding nucleotide pyrophosphohydrolase — protein MVKNINDLTKRIIAFRDARDWKQFHKPKDLAVSLSIEASEVLEHFQWKSESEINEYVKTNKEEIAEELADVLNYLLIMAHDLGIDIVAAEEKKVTKNERKYPVEKTKGSHTKYNKL, from the coding sequence ATGGTTAAAAATATTAATGATTTAACAAAAAGAATAATTGCTTTCCGCGATGCACGGGATTGGAAACAATTTCACAAGCCAAAAGACTTGGCTGTTTCTTTGTCTATCGAAGCATCTGAAGTTTTGGAACATTTTCAATGGAAGAGTGAATCTGAGATTAATGAATATGTAAAAACAAATAAAGAGGAAATTGCAGAAGAACTTGCTGACGTGTTGAATTATCTTCTTATCATGGCACATGACTTAGGAATAGATATTGTTGCGGCTGAAGAGAAAAAGGTTACAAAGAATGAAAGAAAATATCCAGTTGAAAAAACTAAGGGTAGCCATACTAAATATAATAAACTTTAA
- a CDS encoding permease-like cell division protein FtsX: MFTFLRRVIRFGWHNFWRAGGLNVATVFVLIVTITLITTLFISEGAVKHIITQIKEKIDISVYMTPETSDEEMVMIKDRLAEMPEVQAVSIVSKEDALEQFRDRHKNDPVLLDSLDIVGTNPFYASLNIRANDPEQYAAILEILNSSSLDDVIYKVDYVEKKTVIEKLTSFITNVNTGGLLLALALGVVAVLVAFNTIRVAIYDASKEISIMRLVGAPNRFIRGPFIVQGMIAGAIAALASFFILLLVSYFLAPKLDAMTNGFNVFSWFKARAFSLFFAQLASGIALGVISSLIAIRKYLTA; this comes from the coding sequence ATGTTTACATTTTTAAGAAGAGTAATCCGTTTTGGATGGCATAATTTTTGGAGAGCCGGGGGCTTAAATGTAGCCACTGTGTTTGTTTTAATTGTGACCATTACTTTAATTACAACCCTTTTCATTTCCGAGGGCGCTGTAAAACACATAATCACCCAGATAAAAGAAAAGATAGACATCAGCGTCTATATGACGCCTGAAACAAGCGACGAAGAAATGGTAATGATAAAAGATAGATTGGCTGAAATGCCGGAAGTTCAGGCAGTGAGCATTGTTTCCAAAGAAGATGCTTTGGAACAATTCAGAGATAGGCACAAGAACGACCCGGTCTTGCTGGATTCTTTGGATATTGTCGGAACCAATCCTTTTTACGCTTCGTTGAATATAAGGGCAAATGACCCGGAACAATACGCAGCCATATTAGAAATTTTAAACAGCTCTTCTCTTGATGATGTTATTTACAAAGTGGATTATGTGGAGAAAAAAACAGTTATAGAAAAACTCACCAGTTTTATAACCAATGTTAACACAGGAGGACTTTTGTTGGCATTGGCTCTTGGAGTAGTGGCTGTTCTGGTGGCTTTTAATACAATCAGGGTGGCGATTTACGACGCGAGCAAGGAAATCTCCATTATGCGCTTAGTCGGCGCCCCAAATCGTTTTATAAGAGGTCCATTTATTGTGCAGGGCATGATTGCCGGAGCTATTGCTGCCTTGGCATCATTCTTTATCCTGCTTTTGGTCAGCTATTTTCTCGCTCCCAAGCTCGATGCGATGACCAATGGCTTCAATGTATTCTCGTGGTTCAAGGCGCGGGCATTTAGTTTATTCTTCGCTCAACTTGCAAGCGGAATTGCGCTGGGAGTAATCTCCAGCTTGATTGCCATTAGAAAATATTTGACAGCCTAA
- a CDS encoding ATP-binding cassette domain-containing protein, translating into MIFFENISKMYKPDTVALKNVSFQIRANGKEFVSIVGKSGAGKTTLIKLLLREEEPTSGKIIYSGKNISEIKNKDLSSFRQKIGCVFQDYRLLPNKTVFENVAYAMEVMGATDYEILRDVPRLLEIVGLEDRAKHFPPGLSGGEKQRTAIARALAVRPELIIADEPTGNLDPYHTRDIISLLEKIYDLGTTVILSTHDKAIINSLGRRVITLDNGEIIRDEEKGRFIL; encoded by the coding sequence ATGATTTTTTTTGAGAATATAAGCAAGATGTATAAGCCAGACACAGTGGCATTAAAAAATGTCAGTTTTCAAATTAGGGCAAATGGAAAAGAATTTGTTTCCATTGTGGGAAAATCCGGCGCAGGAAAGACAACTCTTATCAAATTGCTTTTGCGCGAAGAAGAGCCGACCAGTGGAAAGATAATTTATAGCGGGAAAAATATCTCGGAAATAAAGAATAAGGACTTATCGTCGTTTCGCCAAAAAATCGGGTGCGTGTTTCAGGATTATCGGCTTTTGCCCAATAAAACAGTTTTTGAAAATGTGGCTTATGCAATGGAAGTAATGGGAGCTACTGATTACGAAATTTTGAGAGATGTGCCACGGCTTTTGGAAATTGTGGGGTTGGAAGACAGAGCAAAACATTTTCCGCCCGGGCTTTCCGGAGGAGAGAAACAGCGCACAGCCATTGCAAGAGCTTTGGCTGTAAGGCCGGAATTGATTATTGCTGACGAGCCGACTGGCAATCTTGACCCGTATCATACGAGGGATATAATCAGTTTGCTTGAGAAAATATATGATTTGGGCACAACTGTGATTCTTTCTACTCATGACAAGGCGATAATAAACAGCTTGGGTCGGCGGGTGATTACTTTAGACAACGGCGAAATCATCCGTGATGAAGAAAAAGGCAGATTTATATTATAA
- the lepA gene encoding translation elongation factor 4 — protein MNQNIRNFGIVAHIDHGKSTLADRFLELTHTIDPKKMQPQFLDMMELEREKGITIKLQPVRMEYKGYVLNMIDTPGHVDFTYEVSRSLAAIEGVILLVDVLKGIQAQTLMNLELAKKEGLVIIPVINKIDLIGNDEQRLATIVDEVAELLKIDRQEIITISAKSGLNVEKILEVIIEKVPAPELNTEAPLRALIFDFQYDSFKGVIAHFRVREGMIKKGDEIFMINSATRAQAKEVGFFKPERIPQDHLQSGEIGYVALGIKEPDKVKIGDTITLYNGCEKVEHLPGYKEPKAVVFVGIFPEDADDWTILRDALMKLRLNDPSLSFKPESKSALGRGFLCGFLGLLHAEIVIERLKREFNLELMTSAPSVCYLLEFEGGKEEMVCSVMDWPDESRIKKTKEQFCDLKIILPLKFLGNTLELLERRQPNINHLSTDKILLTCEMPFRELMANFYDKLKSSTQGYGSMDYHFLDWRESDLVKLEVLVLGNLEEALSTVVPREKAFQEGRAIVEKLKGIFPSQLFPVPLQAKIGGNIIARETVKARRKDVTAPLYGGDVTRKRKLLEKQKKGKKRRQGRASLRIPQAVLWKMFRTE, from the coding sequence ATGAATCAGAATATCCGCAATTTTGGAATTGTCGCGCACATAGACCACGGAAAATCAACATTGGCTGACAGGTTTTTGGAATTGACTCATACGATTGACCCGAAAAAAATGCAGCCCCAGTTTTTGGATATGATGGAATTGGAAAGAGAGAAAGGCATTACCATCAAGCTCCAGCCAGTGCGAATGGAATACAAGGGATATGTCTTAAATATGATTGACACGCCAGGCCATGTGGATTTTACTTACGAGGTTTCGCGCAGTTTGGCTGCAATAGAAGGGGTGATACTTTTGGTTGATGTATTAAAAGGTATTCAAGCCCAGACCCTGATGAATTTGGAATTAGCGAAAAAAGAAGGGCTTGTGATTATTCCTGTGATAAACAAAATTGATTTGATAGGCAATGACGAACAACGATTAGCAACAATAGTGGATGAAGTGGCTGAACTTTTAAAAATAGATAGACAAGAGATAATAACAATTTCAGCCAAGTCAGGTCTAAATGTTGAAAAAATATTAGAAGTGATTATTGAAAAAGTGCCTGCTCCGGAACTGAACACAGAAGCGCCATTAAGGGCTTTGATTTTTGATTTTCAATATGATTCTTTCAAAGGAGTTATTGCTCATTTCAGGGTAAGGGAAGGCATGATAAAAAAAGGAGACGAGATTTTTATGATTAATTCCGCGACCCGGGCGCAGGCAAAAGAAGTTGGTTTTTTTAAGCCCGAACGAATCCCTCAAGACCATTTACAAAGCGGGGAAATAGGATATGTTGCTTTGGGAATCAAAGAGCCGGACAAAGTAAAAATTGGAGACACAATCACGCTGTATAATGGCTGCGAAAAAGTTGAGCATCTACCAGGATACAAAGAGCCGAAAGCAGTGGTTTTTGTCGGTATATTTCCGGAAGATGCTGATGACTGGACAATATTAAGGGATGCTTTGATGAAATTGCGATTGAATGACCCGTCTTTGAGCTTTAAGCCAGAATCAAAATCAGCTCTTGGCAGGGGATTTTTATGCGGATTTTTAGGACTCTTGCACGCTGAAATCGTGATTGAACGGCTGAAGCGGGAATTCAATCTTGAATTAATGACCTCTGCGCCTTCTGTCTGTTATTTGCTTGAATTTGAAGGAGGCAAGGAAGAAATGGTTTGTTCAGTAATGGATTGGCCGGATGAATCAAGGATAAAGAAAACCAAAGAGCAGTTTTGTGATTTAAAAATTATTCTGCCTTTAAAATTTTTGGGAAATACTTTGGAATTACTTGAACGCCGTCAGCCAAACATCAATCATTTGAGTACTGATAAAATTCTTTTAACCTGTGAGATGCCGTTCAGAGAATTGATGGCAAACTTTTATGACAAACTGAAAAGTTCTACACAAGGATACGGGTCTATGGATTATCATTTCTTGGATTGGCGGGAGTCAGATTTGGTAAAGCTTGAAGTTTTAGTTTTAGGCAATCTTGAAGAAGCGCTTTCAACAGTTGTGCCAAGAGAAAAAGCGTTCCAAGAGGGCAGGGCAATAGTGGAAAAACTTAAAGGCATTTTTCCTTCTCAATTATTTCCAGTGCCATTGCAAGCGAAAATCGGCGGAAATATTATTGCCCGCGAAACTGTAAAGGCAAGGCGAAAAGATGTTACAGCTCCACTTTATGGCGGAGATGTGACTCGTAAGCGAAAACTTTTGGAAAAACAAAAGAAAGGAAAGAAAAGGCGACAAGGAAGAGCCAGTTTGAGAATTCCCCAAGCAGTGCTTTGGAAAATGTTTAGAACCGAATAA